From Streptomyces sp. Tu6071:
CTCCCGCAGGATCCGGTGGACAACGTTGACGTGCCGCCATGGGATCGCTGTGACCGGGATGAGAGCTGCTGGCGCTGTGCGGGGAGTTGCGGGCTGTGGAGGGCGCGGCGGCTGCGACGACTCAGGCGGTTCGGATGATGAGGCGGGGGCGGAGGTGATTACGGCGTAATCATGCGCCGGCTGTTTTCTGCTCTCGGGCACGTTCGGTGAGGCGATTACGCCGTAATCATTCTCGGCCCGCTCCCCCGTGTCGGCCGCCTGGGTGGCCGCACCTTTCCGGCTCCGCACGGTGCGCTGCGTGGATTCCTTGTCCTTGAGCGCCTGGAGCGCTGCGGGTTGCTCCTCGGCCGGTTTGTTGCCGATGGCTCGGAGGTGTTCGATCTTCTCGGTGCCGACCAGGTTCTGCATCTCTTCGGAGAGTCCGAGGAGTGCGAGGCGCGTCGAGATCCATGGCTGGGAGCGGTGCAGGCGTGCGGCGAGGGCACGTTGTGAGCCGTGGAGGGCGAGGAGTCGTTGCAGGGCGCGGGCTTCGTCCAGTTCGGAGAGTTCGCGGCGGTGGATGTTGGCGACGAGGGCGGATTCGAGGATCTCTTCGCTGGTGCCGCCCTGGCCGTCGTCGACCATGACCTTCACGGTGGTGAGGCCGGCTTCGCGGGCTGCTGCGAGACGGCTGGAGCCGTCGACGACGACGTATGCCGTGTCGGGTTCGAGTTTCTCCTCGGCGGCGGGGTTCGCGGCGATGTATGCGTCGCGGTTCATGACCGTGATGGCCTGCTTCTGCCCGTGGTCCTTGAGGCTTCCGGCGAG
This genomic window contains:
- a CDS encoding ParB/RepB/Spo0J family partition protein, producing the protein MPSPTELPPHRISLNPDNPRSSLGDLTDLAGSLKDHGQKQAITVMNRDAYIAANPAAEEKLEPDTAYVVVDGSSRLAAAREAGLTTVKVMVDDGQGGTSEEILESALVANIHRRELSELDEARALQRLLALHGSQRALAARLHRSQPWISTRLALLGLSEEMQNLVGTEKIEHLRAIGNKPAEEQPAALQALKDKESTQRTVRSRKGAATQAADTGERAENDYGVIASPNVPESRKQPAHDYAVITSAPASSSEPPESSQPPRPPQPATPRTAPAALIPVTAIPWRHVNVVHRILREHMTPEDYKALQELMAT